The genomic interval TTACAGACGTGAAAATTTCGGGTTCTTTGCGTAACCCGTTTACACAAGCATCCGATTCCATAGACGTAAATTATAGCGATAATGTGGTACTACTTTCAAGTGGTGGAGGTTGGATAACTGCATATAGTATCCCTTGGGACTTGGGACAAAGCGGAAGACGTATTTGTTTGGTAAGCTATCGTTGGGGAAGCACTATAAGTCAAGGGTGGGCAGGTATTAGCGCGCCGAGCGGAAAATATTTTTTCGAAGATGGTATATCAAAATCGGAATTACAAATTAGCCGCGAAGTTATAGAGTTAATGGGGTATGGCGATGATGAAACCTTTTTTGGGTGGATAGTTCTGCGCCGTGTCAATATGATGACAACCTCGCGGTACGGCCGAAATTTGAATGTATTGGCGCAAGGAGTTGTTTCCGGGTATTCTTCGGGGGCTTCTATTTCCTATAAATCATTTGACGACGGTAGTTTATCCGTTAGCAGATTGGGCGAAGGTAGATATAGGGTAAATGTACCTTCTAATTGGGGATTGATAGCAGGAAGCTATATAGTTATGGCAACAGGAAAGGGCTATTCCGCCGGTAGTTCAACTGCCCCTATAAAAGCTACCGTAGTAAATTTGCAATCTACTTATTTCGAAGTAGATACAAGCGACGACGAAAGCCGTAACGATGGTTCATTTATATTTCAAATAACAAATTTGAACGATTGGTTATAAATTGAGTTTTTAATATTTTACCAACAAGCGTATTATTATAATACGCAAGTGGGTATTTTTGTGTAACTTAAAAAATAGGAGAAATGAGTACAACGAGAGGGGGCGAAACGGTTTCCGCCCAAATTGGAAGAATTGGCCCCATTGAAGGGCTAAGTTCGGGTAACTTCAAATTAGAAGGTACGCCGTTCAATATTAAGAACGACGGAGAAACCGCCGTAGTTCTTGAAGTAAACCTTTGGGGAATGGAGCCGGGCGAGTTCGTAGCTACGCGCTTCGAAACGGGCTGGAACCCCGAAATAGTCCGCGAGATTAAGCAAACGAGTATTAACGCTACCCTTGTTTGGGGGTACTAAATCTTATACGGCTATGGGTTTATTGATTGGAGTAGGAAACACGAAGCCGACGTTTCCCTACGATTACTACTACGGTATAGAATGGGATTCTAACGTAGCTTCTTCGGCTTGTACCCGAATTGGTCGCCCGGAACTTCACGTTTCGCTGCCTATTCAAAGTAAAATGCGCCGTTGTATCTTGCGCGATAACGGAACGGTGGCTTACTACCTTCATGCGAACGACAGCACCAAGCGCGATACGGGGGCGGCTGCCAAACTTGACGGTACCGACGGGCAGGTAATGGTAGAAATACCGGCCCACTACCGCAAGTTCGAAGTAGACGGTACTAAATTTCGCTGTCTTCTTTCTGAACACGCATTACCGGGGTTCCACTTGGTACCGCTTGCCTATCGTTCGGCTTACGAAGCTGCCGTAGACCGTACCGTATCGGCTACGCCGAAACTTGCAAGCGTCGTAAACACTTCTACGGCTTTCCGGGGCGGTAACAATAATTCTTCTTGGGACGGAACATATAGAAGCCTTTTAGGTATGCCGGCTACATCTATTAGCCTTACCAACTTTCGGAAGTATGCCCGAAACCGGGGGAATGCCGGCAAGAACGGGGCCGGTTGGAATTGCGACGTTTACGAGGTACAAAAATCTTGCTGGTGGCTTTATGCCGTCGAATACGCTAACTTTAATTGCCAACTTGCCTATAACGCGGAACCTACGAGCGAAGGATATAAGCATGGCGGATTAAGCCAAGGCGTTACCAATATGAGCGATTGGAGCGGCTATAACAGTTATAACCCTATGGTTCCTTGCGGGGTTACTAATTCTTTGGGGAATAAAACCGGTGTAGTAAACTACACTTACAAGAAAAGCGACGACACCGACGGCCAAACCCTTAGCGTACCCAGCTACCGAGGTTTGGAAAATCCTTTCGGGCACGTTTGGAGTTGGACGGACGGCTGTAAGTGCAATATTCAGCCGGACGCAAGCGGCGGACTAAGTGAGTTTTTCGTATGTACCGACCCGGCTAAGTACCAAGATAGCGACTATACCGACTACGAAAAGCGCGGCGAGTTACCCCGAAAGGAAGGCTACGTTAAAATTATGATGATTGGCGAGTACGGCGAGAATATGCCGGTAGAGGTAGGCGCAAGTTCTACTACTTACTTCGCCGATTACTTCTATACGAACGTAGCAAGCAATACCGGACAAAGGGGCGTGCGTTTCGGCGGTGATGCGTCTCACGGCGCGCTTGCCGGCTTTTCGTTCGCGTATACGGCTTACGCGGCTTCGTCTGCGTATGCGTCTGTCGGCTCCCGGCTTTGCTTTTTACCCGTTTGAAACGACACGTAACGGAACGCATTTAACAAAGGTTTAATTACGGCGGGCTTTCGAATTAGCCCAAATAAGGACGAATGCCCGCCGTTCAATTTTTCGCAAAAATGGAAAACAACAACAGACAGGACGACGGAAGTTTGGCTTTTTTGCAGATTGAGCCGGACGCGAATAACAAGCATTTCAACTGCCCGGAAACAAACCAGCAAAAGTTAATCAATCTTTCGTTTTGGGTTGTAGACTATTTGGACGACGTTAAAACGAAGTTCGGAAATAACCGCTTCTTGGTTAAAATTAAATTCAAACTTGAAGACACGGATAGCGAAGCGCGAAAGTTCTTTACCAATTCGCAAGAAATTAAATATATACTTGGGAAGATTAAAGAACGCAACGCATTTCCTCGAAAAGTAACTATGAGGGCTTCGGGAACACGGTATTATTTTGAGTAAAAATAAAGGCGGTTTACCCTTGGGGCGTGCTTTTCGGCGGTAATGCGAATAACAGCGCGAATGCCGGCTTTTCGTACGCGAATACGAATAACACGGCTTCGAATACGAATGCGAATATCGGCTCCCAGCTATGCAGATTTTTAACGGGGTAAAAACCTTGCCACTTGGCAAAAAACAACAACTATTTAAGGGGTATTAGTAGGGATTCCCGAACGTTCCCTAAGAAATCAGCAAACAAGTAGCGCAATGAAGCGAATAGGAAACTTGTACGAAAAGGTTTGTTCTATCGAAAACTTGCAGCTTGCGGACGAAAAGGCCCGTAAGGGTAAGTTACGCACGTACGGAGTTATCGAACACGATAAAAACCGGGAAGATAACCTGTTGAAGTTGCGCGAAACCTTGCTAAACGGTACTTTCCATACATCGAAGTACGACGTATTCACTATTTACGAACCCAAAGAACGGGAAATATACCGCTTGCCTTACTTTCCCGACCGCATTTTGCACCACGCTATAATGAACGTCTTAGAGCCTATTTGGGTTTCGACCTTCACGGCGGACACTTATAGCTGCATTAAGAACCGGGGGATTCATGCGGCTGCGAAGAAGGTAAAACAGGCCCTACGGGAAGACCCGGTAGGCACTACGTTTTGTTTGAAGCTGGATATTCGCAAGTTCTATCCTTCGATTAACCACGACGTGCTAAAATCCATTCTACGCCGCAAGTTGAAGGATAAAAGGCTACTTTGCCTGCTTGACGAAATTGTAGATTCGGCGGACGGCGTACCTATCGGAAACTATCTAAGCCAATATTTCGCTAACCTTTATTTAACCTACTTCGACCATTGGATAAAGGAGCAGAAAGGCGTAAAATATTACTTCCGCTATGCGGACGACATTGTAATACTTGCGCCCGATAAAGCCTACCTTCATTCCTTAATGGGCGAAATTAGGGCGTATTTGGGGGACTTGAAATTAGAGGTTAAAGGGAACTGGCAAGTTTTCCCCGTAGCGGCTCGCGGTATCGACTTCGTAGGATATGTATTTTTCCATACGCATACCCGAATGCGAAAGGGCATTAAAAAAGACCTTTTGCCGGCGGTTGGCGAAGTTGAACAAACGGAAAAGGCCACTATCCGAAAAGGACTTTAAGCAGGCTATTTGCCCTTGGTGGGGTTGGGCGAAGTCTTGCGATAGCAAACACTTGATTAAGAAACTTTCTAAAACATCAAAGTATGAAATCAAATTCAAACGATAGACCGCCCATTTTGCAGGACTTGGGTAACGGAAGCTGGCATTACAACTACAATATTACCGAAGTAGAGGTACAGCCGGAACCTATGGCCGAAACCGAAGGCGAACAGAAACCTGCCGCACGGAAGGCATACGATTACGACACGGTGGAAATATGGGGCCGGCCGGATTACGACAAATGCGTAAAGGCCGTTTTGCGTTCCCGCCGGGACGAAACCGAAGAATTTAGCCTTATCAACAAGTATAACGCTTTTGTGCTTGGGCTATCGACGGACGAAACGGACAAAACGGAATACGAAGCCTACCTTTCCGAAGTCATCGCGGTAAAGGCTATGGTTCGGGCCGATTTGCAGGAAGCAGGAATAGAAGTTACGGGGTCTAAATTGTAGCAGCTATGGAACAGAAAATAGAAAAGAGTATCGGCTTTCTTCAAAGGTTAATAGCCTTGCAAAACAAATACGGCTTTTTCTCGATTATCAAAGGGTTGTTTATCCTTCTGCTATCGGGGTACGTCGTATTCTTCGCGCTTAATCCTACTTACTTGTTGGATAAAATAGAGAACGCGAAAACGGAGCAGCACGAAGACGCAATAGCCAAGCGTATAAAATCAGATACCGAAATACGCCTTATTTTGGAACGGTTGTTAAACAAATCCGAAGCCGGCCGGTCGTGGCTTATCGAATTTCATAACGGAAATTCTAATTTGGGTTCCGGGTTGCCGTTCCTATTCGGTTCTATGCGATTGGAAGCAACGCAAGATAGCATTATGGGAGTAGAAGAAGAATACGCGGATTTTAGCCTTTCACGTTATCCGTTGCTCGCTAAGGTCTTGGAAGACGGTTATTTCTACGGCAGTATCGAAGATATTAAACCCTTAGACCAAAAACTGTATTTCAAAATGAAATCCAATAACGTAACCGAAGTAGCACTATTGGCTATATACAAAGGAACCGCTCCCTTGGGCATTGTCGGCCTAACCTATTGCAATACAGAAATGGACGCGCAAAAGGTCGGTATGTTGATACGCAAGGCCGGGGTTCAGATAGCTACGTTATTGTCCTAAAACTAATTCGATATGGCAGACGTAAGAAAACTTTTACCCTTCATTTTGAAGTGGGAAGGCGGGTTTGTAAACGACCCGCTGGATAAGGGCGGCGCAACCAACAAGGGCGTAACTATCGCCACTTGGCGCAATGTAGGCTACGATAAGGACGGGGACGGCGATATAGACGTAGACGACCTTAAACTGCTTACGGAAGACGACGTTTTGAACCGGGTATTAAAGCCCCACTATTGGGACAGGTGGAAGGCCGACGACATCGTAAGCCAGCCGGTCGCCGATATTTTGGTGGATTGGGTTTGGGGTTCCGGCGCGAACGGCATTAAGATACCCCAGCGCATATTAGGAGTACAGGCGGACGGTATCGTAGGCCCGAAGACCTTGCAAGCCGTCAATAACGCCGACCCGCGCACGTTGTTCGACGCTATTAAGGCCGAGCGCGAAGCCTTCCTTTACCGGATTGTGGAACGCGACCCTTCGCAAAAGCGGTTTATCAAAGGTTGGCTTAACCGGCTTAACGCCCTTAAATTTTCGGAAGCATGATAGACACCCTTATAGTTGTCGTAGTTCTTTCCTTATCGGGTGGCCCGGCAGACAAACCGGCAGATAAGCCGAAAGACCGGGCCGCCCTTATCGAGCGGCTAAGGGGTGAATTTCGAGAAGCGGCGCGGAAAGCAGATGAAGCGACCAAAGAAGAACAGGCGCGAATACTCGATTTGTCGGATATGCGCCGAATAGTAGAAGAACTTGAAAAGAACAGCGTAAAGAGAACGGAGAAAAAGCAATGAGAAATTTATATCTTATAGTTTTGGTTTTCGCCGTATTGCTTACCGGTTGCAGCACGCCGCGAAAGTTGGCCGGTAGCACGAAGGAAACGGCTAAGACCGAGGAAAAGCGGGACGAAACGATAGCGGCCGAATTTCGCCGGACGGTAGACAGCACGAAAACCGAAGGCGTAGAAGTAACCTATACGAAAATCGAGTTTTTCCCGCCGGAACCCGATACCCTGCCGGCAAAGCAGGGCACTACGAAGACGGGCGGCCCGTCTAAGACGGTTGCAGACACGCCCAAGAACCGGCCGAAGGAACCGAAAGAAAAGCAGCCGCCCGATACCGGAAGGCAGGGAGCTATTAAGAGTATCGAAACATTCACGGTAAAACAGAATACCGAAGCGACCGGGGTAACACAGGAAGAACAGAAGACGGAAACGACCAAGGCGGAAAAAGTGAATACGGACACCGATAAGGAAGCCGATATTACCGAGAAGCCGGCGGCCGACCCGTACAGGTGGCGTTACATTTTCGGGATTTTGGTACTATTGGCGGTTGCCTTTTTCTTCCTTCGGAAGACGAAAGTATTTACGGCCGTAGTCGGCTTCTTCCGCAAATTGTTTTAACGTGGGATAAAAAGAAAGCACCCAAAAGAACCTAAAAATGGGTTCCTTTTTGGGTGCCTTACTTGTAAAACCTTAATAGTTAAGGTTGTCAGCGGAGAGAGAGGGAGGTTACTTCGTCGAGTGCATCGCCGATGGGCGTGACGCGCACCTTGGCCAGCTGGTGGGTGAAGGTCAGCGTGACGGGTGTCTGGTAGTCTCCCGTGCCCGAGCCGCTCAGCAGATAGGCAAGACTTTGGCTTTGGTCGCCGAGGTCGAGGGTGCCGTCCGTGGCGGGGTACCAGGCGCTGACGGTGCGATTGGGTGTCGTGTTCGTCCAGTAGAGGGGTGCGTCGGAGGTGGCTGTGCCGTCGTCCTGCACGGTGTAGGTGGCAGTCTCTGTGCCGTCGTCTATCTGCACGGCGAACGGGTCGCCCGCGTCGAACACGCTGCCCGTGCCGTCCACGGTCTCGCTGACGCGCGTCTGCGGTGCGCCCCAGGGCTGCGCCTCGCCGCCCTCCACGCCGAGGGTGATGCGGGCTATCTCCAGCGGGTATTGTCCT from uncultured Alistipes sp. carries:
- a CDS encoding reverse transcriptase domain-containing protein yields the protein MKRIGNLYEKVCSIENLQLADEKARKGKLRTYGVIEHDKNREDNLLKLRETLLNGTFHTSKYDVFTIYEPKEREIYRLPYFPDRILHHAIMNVLEPIWVSTFTADTYSCIKNRGIHAAAKKVKQALREDPVGTTFCLKLDIRKFYPSINHDVLKSILRRKLKDKRLLCLLDEIVDSADGVPIGNYLSQYFANLYLTYFDHWIKEQKGVKYYFRYADDIVILAPDKAYLHSLMGEIRAYLGDLKLEVKGNWQVFPVAARGIDFVGYVFFHTHTRMRKGIKKDLLPAVGEVEQTEKATIRKGL
- a CDS encoding glycosyl hydrolase 108 family protein, which produces MADVRKLLPFILKWEGGFVNDPLDKGGATNKGVTIATWRNVGYDKDGDGDIDVDDLKLLTEDDVLNRVLKPHYWDRWKADDIVSQPVADILVDWVWGSGANGIKIPQRILGVQADGIVGPKTLQAVNNADPRTLFDAIKAEREAFLYRIVERDPSQKRFIKGWLNRLNALKFSEA